The proteins below come from a single Salvelinus alpinus chromosome 18, SLU_Salpinus.1, whole genome shotgun sequence genomic window:
- the LOC139544218 gene encoding MOB kinase activator 1B-like yields the protein MSFLFGNRSSKTFKPKKNIPEGSHQYELLKHAEATLGSGNLRMAVMLPDGEDLNEWVAVNTVDFFNQINMLYGTITDFCTEESCPVMSAGPKYEYHWADGTNIKKPIKCSAPKYIDYLMTWVQDQLDDETLFPSKIGVPFRRNFMSVAKTILKRLFRVYAHIYHQHFDSVMQLQEEAHLNTSFKHFIFFVQEFNLIDRKELVPLQELIDKLTTKDR from the exons TGGCAATCGGTCATCCAAGACCTTCAAGCCCAAGAAGAACATCCCGGAGGGATCTCATCAGTATGAGCTGCTGAAACATGCCGAGGCGACACTGGGCAGTGGGAACTTGCGCATGGCTGTCATGCTACCCGATGGGGAAGACTTGAACGAGTGGGTGGCAGTTAACA CTGTAGATTTCTTCAACCAGATCAATATGCTTTATGGCACCATAACAGACTTCTGCACTGAAGAGAGCTGTCCTGTCATGTCTGCTGGGCCTAA ATATGAGTATCATTGGGCAGATGGTACCAACATCAAGAAGCCGATCAAATGCTCAGCTCCCAAGTACATTGATTACTTAATGACCTGGGTGCAGGACCAGCTCGATGATGAGACACTCTTTCCGTCTAAGATAG GTGTCCCGTTCAGGCGGAACTTTATGTCTGTGGCCAAGACCATCCTAAAACGCCTGTTCAGGGTCTACGCCCACATCTACCACCAACACTTTGACTCTGTGATGCAGCTACAGGAGGAGGCCCACCTCAACACCTCCTTCAAACACTTCATCTTCTTTGTTCAG GAGTTTAACTTGATTGACAGGAAAGAGCTGGTGCCACTTC